The Rhodothermus profundi genome includes a window with the following:
- the argS gene encoding arginine--tRNA ligase — protein sequence MKAYIEAALRQVLRTLEGVPEDFRPELEKPNNPAHGDLATNAAMQLARYLKRPPRQIAEEIAERLRALPLDPRRVASVEVAGPGFLNFRFASDYLIQVLADILEAGEQYGRSNLGEGRPAIVEYVSANPTGPLTVGHGRNAVLGDTIANLLEWIGYRVTREYYYNDAGRQMRVLGASVRARYLALVDPQLPTKKIQVAEGEWVEVPEPFPEDGYLGDYIIDIARRLYEQCGDALRDVEDLTPFKEAAEKAIFEEIRRTLARLGIHMDSFFNEHTLYENGSVWEVVEALREKGYVYEKDGAVWFRTSALGKHQDTVLVKRTGEPTYRLPDIAYHITKFERGFERIVDVFGADHIATYPDVLRALEVLGYDVRKVDVVIYQFVTLVRGGEPVKMSTRRATYVTLDELMDEVGEDVTRFFFLMRSPNTHLEFDLDLAREVSEKNPVFYLQYAHARICSIMRKASEVGLTERPNPDLTLLRHEAETGLIKELMRFPEVIQEAARTYEPHRVATYLREVAVAFTKFYDHCRIIGEPEPLAQARLALARATRLVLANGLNVLGISAPERM from the coding sequence ATGAAAGCATACATTGAAGCAGCGCTCCGCCAGGTGTTGCGCACCCTTGAGGGCGTGCCGGAAGATTTCCGGCCGGAACTAGAAAAACCCAATAATCCCGCGCACGGTGATCTGGCCACGAATGCGGCCATGCAGTTGGCCCGATATCTGAAACGGCCTCCGCGCCAGATCGCCGAGGAAATTGCGGAGCGGTTGCGGGCGCTGCCGCTCGACCCGCGGCGCGTTGCCTCCGTGGAAGTGGCCGGTCCTGGTTTTCTGAACTTCCGCTTTGCCTCGGACTACCTGATCCAGGTGCTGGCCGATATCCTGGAAGCCGGTGAGCAATATGGCCGGAGCAACCTGGGAGAGGGACGGCCTGCCATCGTGGAGTACGTCAGTGCTAACCCCACCGGGCCGCTCACGGTGGGACATGGTCGGAACGCCGTGCTGGGCGACACCATTGCGAATTTGCTTGAGTGGATCGGCTACCGCGTAACGCGCGAGTACTACTACAACGACGCCGGTCGCCAGATGCGCGTGCTCGGCGCGTCGGTGCGGGCGCGCTACCTGGCGCTGGTCGATCCCCAGCTTCCCACTAAAAAAATCCAGGTGGCCGAAGGAGAATGGGTAGAAGTGCCCGAACCCTTTCCCGAAGACGGATATCTGGGCGATTACATCATTGACATTGCCCGGCGCCTCTATGAGCAATGCGGCGACGCGCTGCGTGATGTGGAAGACCTGACGCCCTTCAAAGAAGCGGCTGAAAAGGCCATCTTTGAAGAGATTCGACGCACGCTTGCCCGTCTGGGCATTCATATGGATAGCTTCTTCAACGAGCATACGCTCTACGAGAACGGCAGCGTATGGGAAGTTGTCGAGGCGCTTCGCGAAAAGGGGTATGTTTATGAGAAAGACGGAGCGGTCTGGTTCCGCACCAGCGCGCTGGGTAAGCACCAGGACACGGTGCTGGTCAAGCGGACGGGCGAGCCCACGTATCGGCTGCCCGACATTGCCTATCATATAACCAAATTTGAGCGAGGATTTGAGCGTATCGTCGATGTCTTTGGCGCCGACCACATCGCCACGTATCCCGATGTGCTCCGGGCGCTGGAGGTGCTCGGCTACGACGTACGAAAGGTGGATGTGGTCATCTATCAGTTTGTTACGCTGGTGCGAGGAGGGGAACCGGTGAAGATGTCTACCCGCCGGGCTACTTATGTAACGCTTGACGAATTGATGGATGAGGTGGGCGAAGACGTTACCCGCTTCTTCTTTTTGATGCGCTCCCCGAACACGCATCTGGAGTTTGATCTGGACCTGGCGCGCGAGGTCAGTGAAAAAAATCCGGTCTTCTACTTGCAATATGCGCATGCGCGCATTTGCTCTATCATGCGGAAGGCCAGCGAGGTGGGGTTGACGGAACGTCCGAATCCAGACCTGACGCTGCTCCGCCACGAAGCCGAAACGGGACTGATCAAGGAGCTGATGCGTTTCCCGGAGGTCATTCAGGAGGCGGCACGGACGTACGAGCCGCACCGCGTGGCCACGTATTTGCGTGAGGTAGCGGTTGCCTTCACAAAATTCTATGACCACTGCCGCATCATTGGGGAGCCTGAGCCGCTGGCGCAGGCGCGTCTGGCGCTGGCGCGGGCAACGCGCCTGGTCCTGGCAAACGGCCTGAACGTGCTGGGCATCTCCGCACCGGAACGCATGTAG